In a single window of the Agrobacterium fabrum str. C58 genome:
- a CDS encoding pyridoxamine 5'-phosphate oxidase family protein — protein sequence MTIIRTVEELKAIYDGTSEASVAKVTATLTAEYRQMIEASPFLALATVGPEGMDCSPRGDKGGVVRVADDRTVLLPDWRGNNRVDSLLNIVRDPRVALMFLIPGSNTTMRINGRAVVSVEAELLQSFEMDGKHPRTVIVVTIDEVYFQCARALMRSELWNPANFVDPASLPTPGLLLKAAKAEFDQETYDREWAVRAAKTMW from the coding sequence ATGACGATCATTCGCACGGTTGAGGAACTGAAGGCCATTTATGACGGCACGAGCGAAGCCTCGGTCGCCAAGGTGACGGCCACGTTGACGGCGGAATACCGGCAGATGATCGAGGCCTCGCCCTTCCTCGCGCTGGCGACGGTGGGGCCTGAGGGCATGGACTGTTCGCCGCGCGGCGACAAGGGTGGCGTGGTGCGGGTGGCCGATGACAGGACCGTGCTGTTGCCAGACTGGCGCGGCAACAACCGCGTCGATTCGCTTCTGAACATCGTGCGTGATCCGCGGGTGGCGCTGATGTTCCTGATCCCCGGTTCGAATACGACCATGCGCATCAATGGCCGCGCCGTGGTTTCCGTCGAAGCCGAGTTGCTGCAGAGCTTCGAGATGGATGGCAAACATCCGCGCACCGTCATCGTGGTGACGATTGACGAGGTCTATTTCCAGTGTGCACGGGCGTTGATGCGCTCGGAACTGTGGAACCCCGCCAATTTCGTCGACCCTGCCTCGCTTCCGACACCCGGCCTGCTGCTCAAGGCGGCGAAGGCGGAGTTCGATCAGGAGACTTATGATCGGGAATGGGCGGTTCGGGCGGCGAAGACCATGTGGTGA
- a CDS encoding monovalent cation:proton antiporter-2 (CPA2) family protein, which produces MAVEANGNDLAQVVVLLAAGVIAAPIFKRIGLGSVLGYLAAGLVIGPYGLGFFSDSQAILHVAELGVVMFLFIIGLEMQPSRLWSMRQDIFGLGALQVLVCMGGLTLVGVSLGFPVIMSFVAGTGFVLTSTAIVMQMLQERNSMSSLKGQRIIAILLFEDLAIVPLLALVAFLGSGGEHVTASERWLSIGIALAAVGALILAGRYLLNPFFRLLAASGAREVMTAAALLVVLGSALLMQVSGLSMAMGAFLAGVLLSESSFRHQLEADIEPFRGILLGLFFLGVGMAIDLAVIASNWQLVVVSVAGYMLLKAFLIYGVARALGTTRRESLERAVLMAQGGEFAFVLYSAAVSAGILDREANAILTATIIISMVLTPLMVILHDRLVPAAVPNTDDLDVPENVEGSILLIGFGRFGQIVSQPLLARGYTLSLIDKDADFVRDAAEFGFKVYYGDGSRAEILHAAGASTARAVLICVDDKDAAVRIAEIVKHEFPLVPVLARAYDRGHAIDLLKAGVDYQIRETLESALNFSEEVLGAMGEEREDAARLVEEFRDRDEERFAMEVVGGIYAGRSLIRGNAQPADLVAARTARERAEREKAEAEE; this is translated from the coding sequence GTGGCTGTAGAAGCGAACGGAAATGATCTGGCCCAGGTGGTCGTGCTTTTGGCGGCGGGCGTTATCGCCGCGCCGATCTTCAAGCGCATCGGCCTCGGCTCGGTGCTGGGTTATCTGGCCGCCGGCCTCGTGATCGGGCCTTATGGTCTCGGTTTCTTTTCCGATTCGCAGGCCATCCTGCATGTCGCCGAACTGGGCGTGGTGATGTTCCTGTTCATCATCGGCCTTGAAATGCAGCCCTCGCGATTGTGGTCGATGCGGCAGGATATTTTCGGGCTCGGCGCATTGCAGGTGCTGGTCTGCATGGGTGGCCTGACGCTGGTGGGTGTCAGCCTCGGTTTTCCCGTCATCATGTCCTTCGTTGCCGGTACCGGCTTTGTGCTGACCTCGACGGCGATCGTCATGCAGATGCTGCAGGAACGCAACAGCATGTCGAGCCTGAAAGGGCAGCGCATCATCGCCATCCTGCTGTTCGAGGACCTCGCCATCGTGCCGCTCTTGGCGCTCGTCGCCTTTCTCGGTTCGGGTGGGGAGCATGTGACCGCCTCGGAGCGCTGGCTTTCGATCGGGATTGCGCTTGCCGCCGTCGGTGCGCTTATCCTCGCCGGCCGTTATCTGCTCAACCCGTTCTTCCGCCTGCTGGCGGCCTCCGGCGCGCGCGAGGTGATGACAGCCGCGGCGCTGCTGGTGGTGCTGGGGTCGGCGCTTTTGATGCAGGTCAGCGGTCTTTCCATGGCCATGGGGGCGTTTCTGGCCGGCGTGCTTTTGTCAGAATCATCCTTCCGCCATCAGCTGGAGGCGGATATCGAGCCGTTTCGCGGCATTCTGCTCGGCCTGTTCTTCCTCGGCGTCGGCATGGCTATCGACCTTGCCGTCATTGCCTCGAACTGGCAGCTCGTGGTCGTCAGCGTCGCCGGCTACATGCTGCTGAAAGCCTTCCTGATCTATGGCGTGGCGCGGGCGCTTGGCACTACGCGGCGTGAAAGCCTCGAGCGGGCGGTGCTGATGGCGCAGGGCGGCGAATTCGCCTTCGTACTTTATTCAGCCGCCGTCAGCGCCGGCATTCTCGACCGGGAGGCCAACGCCATTCTGACGGCGACGATCATCATCTCCATGGTGCTGACGCCGCTGATGGTCATCCTGCATGACCGGCTGGTGCCGGCGGCGGTTCCCAATACCGACGATCTCGATGTGCCTGAGAATGTCGAGGGCAGCATTCTGCTGATCGGTTTCGGACGTTTCGGCCAGATCGTCAGCCAGCCGCTTCTGGCGCGCGGTTATACGCTGTCGCTGATCGACAAGGATGCCGACTTCGTGCGCGACGCGGCGGAGTTCGGTTTCAAGGTCTATTATGGCGACGGATCGCGGGCGGAAATCCTGCACGCGGCGGGCGCCAGCACGGCACGAGCGGTGTTGATCTGCGTTGACGACAAGGACGCGGCCGTGCGGATCGCGGAAATCGTCAAGCATGAATTCCCGCTGGTTCCTGTTCTTGCCCGTGCCTATGATCGTGGCCACGCAATCGATCTGCTGAAGGCTGGCGTCGATTATCAGATTCGCGAGACGCTGGAATCGGCGCTGAATTTCAGCGAGGAAGTGCTGGGTGCCATGGGCGAGGAGCGGGAAGACGCCGCCCGCCTGGTGGAGGAATTCCGCGACCGCGACGAGGAGCGTTTCGCCATGGAAGTCGTCGGCGGCATCTATGCCGGCCGTTCGCTGATCCGTGGCAATGCCCAGCCTGCCGATCTCGTCGCTGCGCGCACCGCGCGCGAGCGGGCGGAGCGGGAAAAGGCGGAAGCGGAAGAATAA
- a CDS encoding gamma-butyrobetaine hydroxylase-like domain-containing protein gives MSDAWPTELLVSKDRRELTVSFDDGSIYRLGAEMLRVLSPSAEVQGHGPGQKVTVPGKRDVTIRSMVATGNYAVRIVFDDGHDSGIYTWKYLKELGETGDALFADYERQLAEKGLNREPRFR, from the coding sequence ATGAGTGATGCCTGGCCGACCGAGCTGCTTGTGTCGAAAGACCGGCGGGAATTGACCGTTTCCTTCGACGATGGAAGCATTTACCGGCTTGGCGCCGAGATGTTGCGCGTGCTTTCGCCCTCGGCGGAAGTGCAGGGCCACGGGCCGGGACAAAAGGTCACGGTGCCCGGCAAACGCGATGTCACGATCCGTTCGATGGTCGCCACCGGCAATTACGCGGTTCGCATCGTTTTCGACGATGGCCACGATAGCGGCATCTACACCTGGAAATATCTGAAGGAGCTGGGTGAAACCGGCGACGCGCTGTTTGCCGATTATGAGCGGCAGCTTGCGGAGAAGGGCCTGAACAGGGAGCCGCGCTTCCGGTAG
- the moaA gene encoding GTP 3',8-cyclase MoaA, with amino-acid sequence MNSFSGSLEKAKTLTENNAPMVDPFGRAITYLRVSVTDRCDFRCTYCMSEHMTFLPKKDLLTLEELDRLCSVFITRGVRKLRLTGGEPLVRKNIMSLVRNLGRHVQSGTLDELTLTTNGSQLAKFAAELADCGVRRINVSLDTLDAQKFRQITRWGDIDRVMEGFDAAQAAGIKVKLNAVALKDFNDAEMPELMRFAHGRGMDLTVIETMPMGEIEEDRTDRYLPLSQLRADLERNFTLVDSDYQTGGPARYVTVKETGGRLGFITPMTHNFCESCNRVRLTCTGTLYMCLGQDDAADLRTALRASDSDAYLSAAIDEALLRKPKGHDFIIDRTHNRPAVSRHMSVTGG; translated from the coding sequence GTGAACAGTTTTTCCGGCTCGCTTGAAAAAGCGAAAACCCTGACGGAAAACAACGCCCCGATGGTGGACCCCTTCGGCCGCGCCATCACCTATCTGCGCGTCTCCGTGACCGACCGCTGTGATTTTCGCTGCACCTACTGTATGTCCGAGCACATGACCTTCCTGCCGAAGAAGGATCTGCTGACGCTCGAAGAACTCGACCGGCTCTGTTCCGTCTTCATAACGCGCGGCGTGCGCAAATTGCGGCTGACCGGCGGCGAGCCGCTGGTGCGCAAGAACATCATGTCGCTGGTGAGGAACCTTGGTCGGCATGTCCAAAGCGGCACGCTTGACGAACTGACGCTGACCACCAACGGCTCGCAGCTTGCGAAATTCGCAGCCGAACTTGCCGATTGCGGGGTGCGTCGCATCAATGTCTCGCTCGATACGCTCGACGCCCAGAAATTCCGCCAGATCACCCGCTGGGGCGATATCGACCGGGTCATGGAAGGGTTTGATGCCGCGCAGGCAGCGGGCATCAAGGTCAAGCTCAACGCCGTGGCTCTGAAGGATTTCAACGACGCCGAAATGCCGGAACTGATGCGCTTTGCCCATGGCCGCGGCATGGACCTGACTGTCATCGAAACCATGCCGATGGGCGAAATCGAGGAAGACCGCACCGACCGCTACCTGCCGCTCTCGCAGCTGCGCGCCGATCTCGAACGGAATTTCACCCTTGTCGACAGCGATTACCAGACCGGCGGCCCCGCCCGTTACGTGACGGTGAAGGAAACCGGCGGCCGGCTCGGCTTCATTACGCCGATGACCCATAATTTCTGCGAAAGCTGCAACCGCGTCCGCCTCACCTGCACCGGCACGCTTTATATGTGTCTCGGCCAGGACGATGCCGCCGATCTGCGCACGGCACTGCGCGCCTCCGACAGCGATGCCTATCTTTCCGCCGCCATCGATGAAGCGCTGCTGCGCAAGCCGAAGGGGCATGATTTCATCATTGATCGCACCCACAACCGCCCCGCCGTCTCCCGCCATATGAGCGTGACTGGCGGCTGA
- a CDS encoding DMT family transporter codes for MALTDNTRGALFMALAMASFTANDALTKSVTPYINTGQIMFVRGVMTVVLIYIAARHFGALRPLKTLLRPIIILRCLCEVTAAVLYLTALGLIEFSNASAILQSLPLVVTLGAALFLREPVGWRRWVAIIVGFIGVLVIIRPGPEGFTPGALLVVASLAVTAARDLLTRKMYADVPSLAITVITAFVNMAVGGLLIVPFGGWQPMNFTIVSHLAGSAILVLVGYQAIILSMRTGEISFVAPFRYTGLLWGFMIGVFFFNEKIDSYTIIGAMIVIGSGLYTFYRESLRKRSQMAKRAAATPTAATTVRPASVTKATVTEEAGE; via the coding sequence ATGGCATTGACGGACAATACGCGCGGCGCACTTTTCATGGCGCTCGCAATGGCAAGCTTCACGGCCAACGATGCGCTGACGAAGTCCGTCACCCCCTACATCAATACCGGCCAGATCATGTTCGTGCGCGGCGTCATGACCGTGGTGCTGATCTATATCGCCGCCCGGCATTTCGGCGCGCTGCGGCCGCTGAAGACCCTGCTGCGGCCCATCATCATCCTGCGCTGTCTCTGCGAGGTGACAGCCGCCGTTCTTTATCTGACGGCGCTCGGCCTCATTGAATTTTCCAACGCATCGGCCATCCTGCAATCCCTGCCGCTGGTGGTGACGCTGGGGGCCGCACTTTTCCTGCGCGAGCCGGTCGGCTGGCGGCGCTGGGTAGCCATCATCGTCGGTTTCATTGGGGTGCTCGTCATCATCAGGCCCGGCCCTGAAGGTTTCACGCCGGGCGCGCTGCTGGTCGTCGCCTCGCTCGCCGTCACCGCCGCGCGTGATCTCCTGACCCGGAAAATGTATGCCGATGTGCCCTCACTCGCCATCACCGTCATTACCGCCTTCGTCAACATGGCGGTGGGTGGGCTTCTGATCGTGCCTTTCGGCGGCTGGCAGCCGATGAATTTCACCATCGTATCGCATCTGGCCGGTTCGGCCATTCTGGTGCTGGTCGGTTATCAGGCCATCATCCTGTCGATGCGTACGGGCGAGATTTCCTTCGTCGCACCCTTCCGTTACACCGGCCTGCTCTGGGGTTTCATGATCGGCGTGTTCTTCTTCAACGAAAAGATCGACAGCTACACGATCATCGGCGCCATGATCGTCATCGGTTCGGGCCTTTATACCTTCTATCGCGAAAGCCTGCGCAAACGCTCGCAAATGGCCAAGCGCGCGGCCGCGACACCCACAGCCGCAACCACGGTACGACCGGCTTCCGTTACGAAAGCTACCGTAACGGAAGAGGCGGGAGAATAA
- a CDS encoding multidrug effflux MFS transporter yields the protein MKSSRFLDRTTPPHIITLVVIAGVAALCMNLFLPSLSAMALYFEIDYAVMQFAVSGYLAATALLQLVIGPLSDLFGRRPVMLASITIMIAATLVCMLASDITVFMIGRVAQAAVVSGFVLARAIVRDMVPMEQAASMIGYVTMGMSVVPMVGPTVGGLLNDFSGWQSSFALLALLGAGILVLAWFDLGETNQSKSASFSQQFHAWPELLRSPLFWGYALTSTFSSGMFFSFLGGAPFVGSVLYGLTPAMLGLQFFFMASGYMLGNFVSGRYASQIGISRMMLSGNVIAIAGIVTAIALITGGAESAYAFFVPLALIGVGNGVTLPSANAGMVSVQPHLAGSASGLGGAMTIGGGAALSVLASSVLSKEDGTWPLLLVILATGLVALLTTYVVRLQEQRQ from the coding sequence ATGAAGAGCAGCCGTTTCCTCGACCGAACCACCCCGCCCCATATCATCACGCTTGTGGTCATCGCCGGCGTCGCGGCGCTGTGCATGAACCTGTTCCTGCCTTCGCTTTCGGCCATGGCGCTCTATTTCGAGATCGATTACGCTGTGATGCAGTTCGCCGTGTCGGGTTATCTTGCCGCCACCGCCTTGCTGCAACTGGTCATCGGCCCGCTCTCGGATCTTTTCGGCCGCCGTCCTGTGATGCTGGCCAGCATCACCATCATGATCGCCGCCACGCTGGTCTGCATGCTGGCGTCCGATATCACCGTCTTCATGATCGGGCGCGTGGCGCAGGCGGCCGTCGTTTCCGGCTTCGTGCTCGCCCGCGCCATCGTGCGCGACATGGTGCCGATGGAACAGGCCGCCTCGATGATCGGTTATGTGACCATGGGCATGTCCGTGGTGCCGATGGTTGGCCCAACGGTCGGCGGGTTGCTGAACGACTTCTCCGGCTGGCAGTCCAGCTTTGCGCTGCTTGCGCTTCTCGGCGCCGGCATTCTGGTGCTCGCCTGGTTCGATCTCGGCGAAACCAATCAAAGCAAGTCGGCGAGCTTTTCGCAGCAGTTCCATGCCTGGCCGGAGCTTCTGCGCTCGCCGCTGTTCTGGGGTTATGCGCTGACCTCGACCTTCTCGTCGGGCATGTTCTTTTCTTTCCTCGGCGGCGCGCCCTTTGTCGGCAGCGTGCTTTACGGGCTGACACCCGCCATGCTCGGGCTGCAGTTCTTTTTCATGGCCAGCGGTTACATGCTCGGCAATTTCGTCTCCGGCCGTTATGCCAGCCAGATCGGCATCAGCAGAATGATGCTGTCAGGCAATGTCATCGCCATCGCCGGCATCGTCACCGCCATCGCGCTGATAACCGGCGGGGCGGAAAGCGCCTACGCGTTTTTCGTGCCGCTTGCCCTGATCGGCGTTGGAAACGGTGTCACGCTGCCCAGCGCCAATGCCGGCATGGTCAGCGTCCAGCCGCATCTGGCAGGCTCCGCCTCCGGGCTGGGCGGCGCGATGACCATCGGCGGCGGGGCGGCACTTTCGGTGCTCGCCTCCTCGGTCCTGTCCAAGGAGGACGGAACCTGGCCGCTTCTTCTGGTGATACTGGCGACCGGCCTTGTCGCCCTTCTCACCACCTATGTCGTAAGGCTGCAGGAACAGCGGCAATGA
- the mobA gene encoding molybdenum cofactor guanylyltransferase MobA, protein MIAPPRKIPGLVPPGLILAGGLSRRMGSNKAMVTLGDAPLLSHVIRRVTPQVSDVTINAAITDKGSWAEGFGLPLLPDTLNGHAGPLAGVLAGMRHFRDRETAGSHFLTAPADSPFFPNDLVVRLCEHLSDDAIVIAASSGQLHPVFALWPVALADDLEDWLKNDANRRIRAFLARHVTIGVAFPPLETARGSLDPFFNINTPDELALARSQLETMET, encoded by the coding sequence ATGATCGCCCCTCCCCGAAAAATACCCGGTCTCGTGCCCCCTGGTCTCATATTGGCCGGCGGGCTGTCGCGGCGCATGGGCAGCAACAAGGCGATGGTGACGCTGGGCGATGCGCCGCTGCTTTCCCATGTCATCCGCCGCGTCACGCCGCAGGTCTCAGACGTCACCATCAATGCCGCCATCACCGACAAGGGCAGCTGGGCGGAGGGTTTCGGCCTGCCGCTTTTGCCCGACACGCTGAACGGCCATGCCGGGCCACTCGCGGGTGTTCTCGCCGGCATGCGGCATTTTCGCGATCGCGAGACCGCCGGCAGCCATTTCCTGACAGCGCCCGCCGACAGCCCGTTTTTCCCCAACGATCTCGTGGTGCGGCTTTGCGAGCACCTCTCGGACGATGCGATTGTCATCGCGGCCTCCAGCGGCCAGCTTCACCCCGTCTTCGCGCTATGGCCGGTGGCGCTTGCCGACGATCTCGAGGACTGGCTGAAGAACGATGCAAACCGCCGCATCCGTGCCTTTCTCGCCCGCCACGTCACCATCGGCGTGGCGTTCCCGCCGCTGGAAACGGCCAGGGGCAGCCTTGACCCGTTCTTCAACATCAACACGCCGGATGAACTGGCGCTGGCGCGCAGCCAGCTGGAGACTATGGAAACATGA
- the mobB gene encoding molybdopterin-guanine dinucleotide biosynthesis protein B, translating to MSKQKVFGIAGWKNSGKTGLAVRIVTELTARGYRVSTIKHAHHDFDIDKVGADSWRHRQAGAHEVTIVSGTRFAIMHELRGEPEPSFEDILSRLAPCDLVLIEGYKYEPVPKIEARRVEAAKTEPLAPLDPHIIAIAADHEVADTALPVFDLDDTGAIADFIERTVGLVRG from the coding sequence ATGAGCAAGCAGAAGGTCTTCGGCATTGCCGGCTGGAAAAATTCGGGCAAGACCGGGCTTGCGGTGCGCATCGTCACCGAATTGACGGCGCGCGGCTACCGCGTCTCCACCATCAAGCACGCCCATCATGATTTCGATATCGACAAGGTCGGCGCCGATAGCTGGCGTCACCGCCAGGCGGGCGCGCACGAGGTCACCATCGTCTCCGGCACCCGTTTCGCCATCATGCATGAACTGCGCGGCGAACCCGAGCCCTCGTTCGAGGACATCCTCTCCCGCCTCGCCCCCTGCGATCTGGTGCTGATCGAGGGTTACAAATACGAGCCGGTGCCGAAGATCGAGGCGCGGCGGGTAGAGGCCGCCAAGACTGAGCCGCTCGCGCCGCTCGACCCGCATATCATCGCGATTGCCGCAGATCATGAGGTGGCGGACACGGCCCTGCCCGTTTTTGATCTCGATGATACAGGTGCCATTGCCGATTTCATCGAGAGGACGGTGGGATTGGTGAGGGGATAA
- a CDS encoding peptidoglycan DD-metalloendopeptidase family protein: MFAAALLASVATGCSSDATRFSGLFSSGPDRMTTASIPARQGGGAYGQAPVPQGDMNGGYASAAPQGGYANQNMAGNSYPQQSGGYGGVQPSTARASASPVQRSELSAPTAVASRDPSTRNEAMAQPFPSAQRPAAPSLAAPARQAAAPTDNLTTATVRSDKNGWHTDGASSVTLRPGESIATISNRYGVPEKELLRVNGLKTASSAQAGQSILIPKFGQARNAAKDAAGNIALNRNGDQPTPLRAPDGNVAVLPSQAAARDKLSSEAGKLTPPGGKPLPPSGGYKVQPGDSLAKIARANGVSVAALKAANGISNESIRVGQTLAMPGASTDAIKTASVPAKEAAAAKPVETASIKPEPYKAPAAAATTAAPATPATASVSDIEKKADMASIAPESTGIGKYRWPVRGAVINNFGDNVEGSRNDGINISVPEGTPIKAAENGVVIYAGNGLKQLGNTVLVRHDDGKVTVYGNAANLDVQRGQKVQRGQTIATSGMTGSAKRPQVHFEVRKDATPVNPSGFLE; the protein is encoded by the coding sequence ATGTTCGCAGCGGCATTGCTGGCAAGCGTCGCAACGGGCTGTAGCTCGGATGCAACGCGGTTCAGCGGCCTCTTTTCCAGTGGACCGGATCGGATGACAACGGCGTCAATTCCAGCCCGTCAGGGCGGCGGTGCTTATGGGCAGGCCCCGGTTCCGCAGGGCGACATGAATGGCGGCTATGCCTCTGCCGCGCCGCAGGGCGGATATGCCAATCAGAACATGGCGGGCAATTCCTATCCGCAGCAGTCGGGTGGTTATGGCGGCGTTCAGCCTTCCACGGCCCGCGCTTCGGCCTCGCCGGTGCAGCGTTCCGAGCTGTCGGCGCCGACGGCGGTGGCAAGCCGCGATCCGTCGACCCGCAACGAAGCCATGGCCCAGCCTTTCCCGTCCGCCCAGCGCCCAGCCGCTCCGTCTCTCGCTGCACCTGCCCGGCAGGCCGCCGCGCCAACCGACAATCTGACGACCGCGACGGTTCGTTCCGACAAGAACGGCTGGCACACGGACGGCGCGTCTTCGGTAACGTTGCGCCCCGGCGAAAGCATTGCCACCATTTCCAACCGCTACGGCGTGCCGGAAAAGGAACTGCTGCGGGTCAATGGCCTGAAAACCGCGTCTTCGGCGCAGGCTGGCCAGTCGATCCTCATTCCGAAATTCGGTCAGGCCCGCAACGCCGCCAAGGATGCCGCCGGCAATATTGCTCTCAACCGCAATGGCGACCAGCCGACACCGCTGCGTGCCCCGGATGGGAATGTGGCCGTGCTGCCGTCGCAGGCTGCCGCCCGTGACAAACTTTCTTCCGAAGCCGGCAAGCTGACGCCTCCGGGCGGCAAGCCGCTGCCACCGAGCGGTGGTTACAAGGTTCAGCCGGGCGACAGCCTGGCGAAGATCGCCCGTGCAAACGGTGTCTCGGTTGCCGCGCTCAAGGCCGCCAACGGCATTTCCAACGAAAGCATTCGTGTCGGCCAGACGCTTGCCATGCCGGGTGCTTCGACCGATGCCATCAAGACCGCCTCGGTTCCGGCTAAGGAAGCAGCTGCGGCCAAGCCGGTCGAAACCGCATCCATCAAGCCTGAGCCCTACAAGGCGCCTGCTGCCGCCGCCACCACGGCGGCGCCTGCCACACCGGCAACCGCAAGTGTCAGTGATATCGAGAAAAAGGCCGACATGGCCTCCATCGCTCCGGAATCCACCGGCATCGGCAAATATCGCTGGCCGGTTCGCGGCGCCGTCATCAACAATTTCGGTGACAATGTCGAAGGCAGCCGCAATGACGGCATCAACATTTCGGTTCCCGAGGGCACGCCGATCAAGGCCGCCGAAAACGGCGTGGTCATCTATGCCGGCAACGGCCTGAAGCAGCTCGGCAACACGGTGCTGGTCCGCCACGACGACGGCAAGGTCACGGTTTACGGCAACGCCGCCAATCTCGACGTACAGCGCGGCCAGAAGGTTCAGCGTGGCCAGACCATCGCCACATCAGGCATGACCGGCAGCGCCAAGCGTCCGCAGGTTCACTTCGAAGTTCGCAAGGATGCGACGCCGGTGAACCCATCAGGTTTCCTTGAATAG
- a CDS encoding protein-L-isoaspartate(D-aspartate) O-methyltransferase, protein MKSAMVEKEGFAALVLRLRGEGISDLDLLTAVEQTPRSKFVPPQFAADAYSSRTIPIDCGSFMEGADMAVKILARLQLKPGQRVLEIGTGSGFMTAIIARRVERVFSLERYKTLVQQAQNCLDDLSIRNVVIRQADGSNGLVGEGTFDRIVSTAAFTTMPRFFAEQIVSGGMMIAPIILEDERCVMTRFSKTGSRFEKEELFETPYLPLGSHIARHL, encoded by the coding sequence TTGAAATCTGCCATGGTCGAAAAGGAAGGTTTTGCCGCTCTCGTTCTCCGTCTGCGGGGCGAGGGGATTTCCGATCTCGACCTGTTGACGGCGGTTGAGCAGACGCCGCGTTCCAAATTCGTGCCGCCGCAATTTGCGGCCGACGCCTATTCCAGCCGCACGATCCCGATCGACTGCGGTTCCTTCATGGAAGGCGCCGACATGGCGGTGAAAATCCTTGCCCGCCTGCAGCTGAAACCCGGCCAGCGCGTGCTTGAGATCGGCACCGGCAGCGGTTTTATGACGGCGATCATCGCGCGCCGGGTGGAGCGGGTGTTTTCGCTGGAGCGTTACAAGACGCTGGTGCAGCAGGCGCAGAACTGTCTCGACGATCTGTCCATCCGCAACGTCGTCATCCGCCAGGCGGATGGCAGCAATGGTCTGGTGGGCGAGGGCACCTTCGACCGGATTGTTTCCACCGCCGCCTTTACCACCATGCCCCGCTTCTTTGCCGAGCAGATCGTTTCCGGCGGCATGATGATCGCGCCGATCATCCTGGAAGATGAGCGTTGCGTGATGACCCGCTTCTCCAAGACCGGCAGCCGCTTCGAGAAGGAAGAGCTGTTCGAGACGCCGTATCTGCCACTCGGCAGCCATATTGCGCGGCATTTGTGA
- the surE gene encoding 5'/3'-nucleotidase SurE, with protein sequence MRILLTNDDGVHAEGLAVLERIARTLSDDVWIVAPETDQSGLAHSLTLSEPLRLRKVSDKHFALRGTPTDCVIMGIREVLPEKPDLVLSGVNAGANMADDVTYSGTIAGAIEGTLQGVRSFALSQAFSHGEGRVVPWEVAETYAPDLLRKLMNVDLPDGTFLNLNFPNCAPKDMQGVSVTGQGKLDFGLTVEERQDGRGLPYYWLRFGERLGTFREGTDIHALKHGKISVTPLKLDLTDYTVKDRVAQALGFGVAD encoded by the coding sequence ATGCGGATTTTGCTGACCAATGACGACGGTGTCCATGCCGAGGGGCTGGCGGTGCTGGAGCGTATTGCTCGCACGCTGTCCGACGACGTCTGGATCGTTGCGCCGGAAACCGACCAGAGCGGTCTCGCACACTCGCTCACGCTTTCCGAGCCGCTCAGGCTGCGTAAGGTTTCCGACAAACATTTCGCGCTGCGTGGCACGCCGACCGATTGCGTCATCATGGGTATTCGCGAAGTCCTGCCGGAAAAGCCCGATCTCGTGCTCTCAGGCGTCAATGCCGGTGCCAACATGGCCGATGACGTGACCTATTCCGGCACGATTGCCGGCGCCATCGAAGGCACGCTGCAGGGCGTGCGCTCCTTCGCGCTCAGCCAGGCCTTCAGCCACGGCGAAGGCCGCGTCGTGCCGTGGGAGGTTGCCGAGACCTATGCGCCGGATCTTCTGCGCAAGCTGATGAATGTCGATCTGCCTGACGGCACCTTCCTCAACCTCAATTTCCCCAATTGTGCGCCAAAGGATATGCAGGGCGTTTCCGTCACCGGGCAGGGCAAGCTCGATTTCGGCCTGACGGTGGAAGAACGCCAGGATGGTCGTGGTCTTCCTTATTACTGGTTACGCTTCGGCGAACGCCTTGGCACCTTCCGCGAGGGCACGGATATCCACGCCTTGAAACACGGCAAGATTTCGGTCACACCGCTTAAGCTTGACCTGACGGACTACACGGTCAAGGATCGGGTTGCGCAAGCACTTGGATTCGGAGTCGCCGATTGA